The Caproicibacterium amylolyticum genome includes the window TTAATTCCAGCAGTGATGGAATTCAGCACCGCGAGGAATATGAAGAATTTGTAGAACGTACAAAACCGCCGATTGTGCCAAAACCGGCAACCCGTACGGCACCGCCGATTTACACACCGCCGAAGAAAGATGAAGAAACGTTAGTGCTGCCTGTGCTTTCCGAGAAGGAAGCAGCAAAACGTGCACAGCGTGCGCAGGCCGCCAGAGCGCAGTCCCACCATCGGCAGCCGCCGATTACTTCCAATGCGGTTCCCCGCAACCTGCGCGGCCGTCCGACCGTTGCTGCACAAACTGCCTCACCTGTTGCTCACCCAACAACACAGCGGCCCGTTGCCGCGCCAAAGTCCACGCCAACACCGCCCTCTGCTGCTACTCAGCAGGCTGCGGCACGTCCGGTAGCGGTGCCAAAGAAAGACACAAACGCCAGCAGTGATTTTGACTGGGATAAATTTTTGAACGATAACCGCCGCGGCTAAAGCAACAGCTGCAGCTTGCAAAACAGGATTTGGATCTTGGCCTTTTCTGCCACGGCATGGCAGAAAGACGCTGATCCAAATCCTGTTTTTGCGTTTTTTTAAAGAAAAAAATCAACCGATGAGCAAATGAAAAGCGGGTTCGGCAATAACACTATATTTAAATAGAAAGTATCATGAAAATTGTATGAAACCAGTTCCAAACTAAAATTCACCTTGCTATCTTCGTCTTTTTCGCGTATCATAGAATCAAGTTTTTATAAGTAACGGGTGGCTGACGGGCTAAAAAGCAAACTCGGCTTTAGCAGTGTTGAAACCCATTTCATGATGTGTGCTGTGTTTGAACAGGGAGGTCTTTGCATGGACAAAAAAGAAATTACGATTTATGACATTGCAGAGGAAGCGGGAGTATCTCCGGCGACCGTTTCACGCGTAATTACCAAGAGAGCCAGTGTCAGTACGGCAAAGCGGGAAGCGGTAGAGGGGCTCATCCGCAAGTACAAGTTTCGGCCAAATGCAATGGCAAGAAGTTTAAGTGACACTAAAACAAAGATATTGGGCCTGTTGGTTGCAGATATCCGAAATCCTTACTATGCCGCGTTGGCAGTGGAATGTGAAGAAGCCGCAAATAAATGCGGCTATACGGTAATGCTTTGCAATACGCTGAATGACGATGAGTTGGAGGACAGTAATCTGGAAAAAATGTATGAGCAGCGAGTGGATGCTGTGATACAAATAGGCTGCCGTGTGGATGATCTGGTTTCAGATTCTGCCTATGCGGCGCACGTGAATCGGATTACCCGCACCATACCGTTTATTACAACCGGAAAATTGGATGGCACGGACTGCTACCGGCTGAATATTGATGATGTGGAGAGTATGAAAATTATTTTTCAGTATCTTACTTCACTGGGACACCGCAGGATTGCGCTGATTGGCGGCGAAAAACGCAAAAAATCGACTTATGACAAATGGCAGCAGTACATTTATCTGATGGGTAAAAACGACTTGACTTTCCGCGAGGATTACCTGCAGGAGGGGGACTATTCTGAAAAGGCGGGCTACAGCTGTATGACGCGCCTGTTGGAATTGCAGGAGATCCCGACTGCGGTGATTGCAGTCAATGACTTTACGGCCGTGGGGGCGTTAAAGGCAGCTGCAGAAAGAGGAATCCGTGTGCCGCAGGATATGTCCTTGATTAGTTTTGATAATACGTTTCTGTCAGAAATTTCGACCCCGAAACTGACAAGCGTGGATTATGACTACCCAGCCTTTGGTGAAAAGCTGGTGGAGATTGCGGTAAAAGCAATCGAAAAAAAAGAAATTTCGCGGGAACAGTTAATTACGCCGAAGCTGGTGATTCGGGAGTCATGTACAAAACGGCAGCAAACACATGGCTGAACTAGTAGGTACCAGTTCAAAGCAAAGGAACCGGGTACTTTGTTTTTGATGTAAAATATTGGTCCAAGTAGGGATAGAATATATGTGCCAGAGATAAAGAAACCGGTTTCTAATACAAAAAAGCCTGCTTCCGTGAGGCAAAAAGAAATAGGAAGACACTTTCACAAAGTGTACGAAAATAATATTCATATAATTACATCTTATCATTGGAAAAAAATAATCAAAATGTCCAAAAAGCACTTGACATCATATGTGGGGAGTCATATAATAGTGGCATGAAAGCGGTTGCGATACATTATGACTACAGAAAATGTGTGGGAGCAATAGCAGACAGCAGCTTTTCTTTGCACATTTATGAAATCGGTTGCAAATGGTGAACGAGCTTTTCCACAAAGTGAAAGCATATTGCTGCAAAACAAGGCTCTAAAGAACAAAAATTTTAATGTATTCGCTTTATTCCGAATAAAACCGATTTCGATACTTCAAAATACTTATGGGGAGGATTTTGAATGATGAACAAACTGAACAAAGGAGGCGCTCAGCACACGCTGGCGCTGAAATCACCCACAAGGAAAAAGTGGGAAAACAGCCGGACACTTATCTTGATGAGTTTGCCGGCAATCGTGTTCTTTCTGGTGTTCGCGTATTTGCCGATGCCGGGTGCCTACATTGCATTTACCAACTTTAACTACCGCGACGGCATCTTTGGCAGCCCGTTTGTTGGAATGGACAACTTTAAGTTCCTGTGGAATTCCGGCAAGCTGCTAATGCTGACACGCAACACCGTGCTTTACAACCTTGCGTTTATCATTATTGGCAACGTGCTGCAGATATTCATTGCGGTGCTGCTCAATGAGATACGAAAAAAGTGGTTTAAAAAGGTAGCACAGTCGCTGATGTTCCTGCCTTACTTTATCTCAGCCGTTTTGGTTGGCGTACTTGCTTACTACACCTTGAATTACGATTACGGCTTGATTCCGGCGTTGGTTCGTTCCGTAGGCGGCACAGCCCCGAAATTTTACTCTGACCCGAATGCATGGCCGGGCATCATCATTCTGGTAAACCTCTGGCAGCAGACCGGTTACGGCTCGATTGTTTACTTTGCAACTATCTGCGGCATCGACACCAGTATTATGGAGGCAGCACAGATTGACGGCGCAAACGAGTTTCAGTGCATCCGCTACATCCTGCTGCCAAGCTTGAAGCCAACCGCTATTATTCTGGTTTTGTTTGCAATCGGCGGTATTATCCGCGGCAACTTCGGCCTGTTCTACAATCTGGTTGGTTCCGCTAATGCAGCGCTGCTGCCAATGACGGATATTATTGAAACGTATGTTTACCGTACACTTATCAATCAGTTCAACTTCCCGTATTCTTCTGCGGCGGGTCTGTTCCAGTCGGTAGTTGGCTTAATCATTGTAATGATTGCCAACGGTGCCGTGCGGAAGATTGAACCGGACTACGCGCTGTTCTAAAGGAGGGGAAAGTTATGAATGATACGAAAACAGTGAAAGCTGTTAAAATTAAAAAAGACAATGTTTCACGCGTGGTTTCCATTGTTTCATATATCGTTGTTTCAATTTTTGCGATACTTTGCTTGCTGCCGTTTATTATGATGGTTTCCGCCTCGTTCAGCGATGAAAACACCATTATGAGCGAAGGTGTGGGCTTCCTGCCAAAGAACTTTTCAGTGGCGGCTTACAAAATTGCCTTTTTGGCGCCGGAACAGCTTGGGGGTGCGTACCTTGTCACCATCGGTATGACCGCGATTGGTACATCCATTGGTTTGTTCCTGATTGCAATGACCGGCTATGTACTGCAGCGCAAAGATTTCTTCCTGCGAAATAAGATTTCTTTTTACATTTATTTCACCACCTTGTTTTCCGCCGGCCTGGCACCGACTTACCTGTGGATGGTTCGTTACTTAAACCTGAAAAACAATTATCTGGCGGTTTTGCTGCCGGCTATGATGACACCGTGGCTCATCTTCCTAATGAAGAACTTTATGAAGTCGATTCCTTTTGAAGTGACCGAATCCGGCAAGATTGACGGCGCGGGTGACTTCCGAATTTTCGTTTCCCTGATTCTTCCCATGCTGAAACCGGCTCTTGCTACAGTTGGTCTGTTCCTGGCGCTGAGTTACTGGAATGAATGGTACAACGCAATGCTGTACCTGCCAAATGCGAAATACACAACACTGCAGTATTATCTTTATAAAATTGTAAATACTGCTTCCGCTTTGAAGCAGTCTGTGGCGGGCGCAAATGTCAGCATCGGCATGCTGCCGACGCAGACACTGAAAATGGCAACTGCCGTGCTGGCCACCGGTCCAATTATTTTCCTTTATCCGTTTGTACAAAAATACTTCATTTCCGGCATTACCGTGGGTGCCGTAAAGGGTTGATTCGTGCAGTTTCTGCACTGTCATTTAAACGTGGAATTTCAATCTGAAGAAATTCCGAATAAAGGGAGGATTATATATGAACAACGCATTTAAAAAAGCAGCGTCCTTTGTACTTGCAGCCGCAATGAGCATGAGCCTTGCAGCTTGTGGCGGGGGTTCAAGTCCTACAGGTTCTGCGGCTGACTCCGCCGGGTCTGCCACAGACAGTACTGCCGCCAAAAAGGTGGACACCTCTGAGCACGTTAAGCTGAATATGCTGGTGCTGGGCAACAAACCTACCAACGGCCGTATGGAAGCGGCTATCGCAGAGGAAAACAAGCTGCTCACTAAAAAGGTGAACGCCGAAATTTCCCTGCAGTACATTGAGTGGGCAGACTGGCAGAGCAAGTACCAGCTGGCACTGTCCAGCGGCGACGGTTCCGTGGATTTGATTGTTACCGCAACCGACTGGCTGTACGCATGGCAGAGCGCAAAGAAAGGCGCGTTCCTGCCGCTGGATGAAAATATGCTTTCCACTTATGCACCGCAGACCTATGCTTCTGTACCGAAAGAGGATTGGAAGGACTGCACGAAGGACGGAAAGATTTGGTTTATCCCGGAGGATCAGTACACCCAGTACACCAACCACGGCTTCTACTACCGCGGCGACTGGGCAAAGCAGGCGGGTATTGACAAAGTCACAAAGTTTGAAGACATTGAAAAGTACCTTGCCGCTGTAAAGAAGAACCATCCTGATGCTGTGCCGTGGGATGTAGGCGCTCCAAACAACCTTTCCGGCCTCTATCCCGGCTATATTCAGTCCCACACCAAAGACACCGTTATGCTGGGTACAGATGTAGGCAACTACCAGATTTTCTACTATGACAATTCCAACCCGTACAAGGCTATTTGCCCGATTATGGACTCCAATGAGTTCGTCGATTTTGCAAAACTGATGAAGAAGTGGGGCGACGCCGGCTACTGGCGTTCCGACGTTCTGAATTATCAGGGCGACACCACCAACCTGATGTATGCCGGCAAGAGCGGCGCTGACCAGCACCATACCCAAAGCTATATTACCGACCGCCGTCCGAACATGGACGCAAAACAGCCCGGTTCTAACCTGCAGTTCTATTACTGGGGCATGGAGAACAAGAACGTGAATAAGGACCTTGATACCCACGGTGCAATGGCAGTCAGTGCAACCTCTAAGAATCCGGAGCGTGCACTGATGGTTTATGACCTGATTCGCAACGACAAAGATATTTACTATCTGCACAACCATGGCATTGAGGGCAAGGACTACGTTATGAAGGATGGCAAGCTTGACCATCCCACAGGCTGGGATGCAACGAAAGACGCGCTTGACACCAACTTCTGGGCAGGCCGTATGGATAAGTACGAGCCGGACGCGACTAACTGGTACTCCGGCAAGAATGAAATCTACAAAGAGCTGAGCAGTTTTGCCGGCAAGTACGCACTGGGCAAGTTCGCATTCACCCCGGATAACGTTTCTTCCGAAATTGCCGCCGTTGCTGATGTGTGCAACACCTACATCCCGTCCATTGCCTATGGCAAGGCGGGCGACCCAACAGAAGCCGTCAATAAGTTCCGCCAGGCACTGAAAGATGCCGGATATGACAAGGTATTGGCAGAAATTCAGACCCAGCTTGATGCAGAAAAAACAGCAGACGCAAAATAAGCAAACAGCATCTCTCTAATGAAGCTGGCATCGGTTTTTCGGTGCCAGCTTCCGTTTTATAAACCTTTTTTCTTGGTCTGTGCACAAAGGCAGTTTATGCCGGTATGGATGTAAATAAAGGAACTACCTGCAAAGGAATGATAACTTTGAATCCTATAATTCTTAACAGGAGCGGCATTACCGTTCAAGGCAAAAAGACAGTCCTGCTCTGTGCCTCCCTTTTTTATTTCAGAATCCCGCGCGCGGAATGGGAGGATCGAATTGTAAAATTGAAAGAGTGCGGCTACAACTGCGTAGATGTATATTTTCCATGGAACTACCATGAAACCGCGCCGGGCGAATGGGACTTTTCGGGTGAAAAGGACGCGGCAGTGTACCTTGACCTGCTGGCAAAACATCAAATGTATGTGATTGCCCGTCCCGGTCCGTACATTTGCTCAGAGTGGGACGGCGGTGCGCTGCCAGCATGGGTATTGACCGACCCGGAACTAAAGATTCGCGAGAATGACCCGAAATATCTTGCCGCAGTGCAGCAGTGGTATGACCATATTCTGCCCATCCTTGCATCACACCAAATCGAGCAGGGTGGCACTGTGATTTTGATGCAGATCGAAAATGAGCTGGACTTCTTTGACTGCCGCAATCCACGCGCCTACATGGAAGCACTGCAGGATATGGCCCGCGCGGCGGGCATAACGGTGCCGCTGTTTGGCTGTGCTGGGCAAGCAAATGTAGAGGGTGCCACCGGTTGGGCGGATGACGTAGACATCAGTTTTAACTTTTACGGCGATGTCTGCGACCCACACTTCGGCGAAAAATTCCACTACTATGCAAAGCGGCTGGAAGCGCTTGACCGCCCATTGCTGGTCAGCGAAACCAGCTGTGACCACTTGCTGCTTCGGCGGGAGCTGGCTGCCGGGGTAAAACTGCTGGGGCCGTACAATCAGGTGGGCGGCACCAATTTCGGCTTTACCGGAAGCACCAACAACTGGGGTACGCGTGAAAATCCGGCGTCTTTTATTACCACTTACTACAGCGGCGACAGCATGATTGGTCCGGCAGGCGAACTGCGTACCCAGTACTTTGAGGGCCGCAGTCTGGCGGGGCTGCTGCATACGTTTGGCGAGTCTTTGGCAGACGCGGAATCTGTTGCAGATGAAGCATTGCGGGTGCACTGTGATTTTCCCACCAATGCAGTTTTCTACCGGCTTGCGCTTGCAGGCGGCGGCAGCCTTGTCTGCGTGCCAAACCTTGGTGAACAGGACGGTACAGCACACATTCAATATAACGGAATTGATGCGGAAGTGTTTGTCTGCAAACACGATGCGCTGTTCTATCCAGTGCAGGTTCCGTTGTCTTTGTTTGGCGGATGTGGAACACTCCGTTTCGCGAACGGCGAACTGGAAAATACCGAACTGCAAAACGGTGAATTGGTTTTGACTTTTTGGTCGGAAAGCAGTACACCATATGCCGAACTGGAAATAGAGGGCAAAGTTTTTCAGCTTACGCAGGAAACGCCGTGCGCAAACGGTGTGCGTGCTGTCTTTGCAAAAAAACGTGCAATGCGCTCCCTGCCGCTAGCTTGTGTGCAGATACCGAAACAGCTAGAAGAAACACAAATAACATCAGCGGGCGACTTTACTGAAATTCGTACCGGCGAAAATCTCCTGAAAAATCTGCCGTATCAAACCGCACCGGTTCGGCCGCTGGAGCACCTTGGTGTGTACCGCGGCATGGGCAGCTACAAGCTTTCTGTGAGTGGGCAAGGACTTTTGCTGCTGGGCGGAAGTGATCTTGTCAGTGTTCGCCGCGGCGGTTTTTTAAAAACTTATGCGGGTGCAGGCGCCGCACGCTGGTTCCCCGGCAGCGGGTACTGCGAGGTGCTGACTGCCATTTGGGGGCACAGCAACTTTGCGGATGCACGTTTGCCTGCACTGATGCTGGACTCTGGCCGCGGTATTACAGGTGCAGTGGATGTCTGTGAAGTGCAGGAACTGGAGAGCAACTGGTTTTTCAGCTACTATGAGGGTTCCCTGCCGGATTCTCTGCGTGTGCCGCAGCGTGCGGTGGAAACAATGGTTTCTGTCAACGCATGGAACACCACCCGCACCCCTCTGCGCGCGGTTTACCGCAAAACGGTGACTTTGCCGCCGGATTGCAACAGCTTTATTCTGCAAATAAAAGATTCATCTGCGCAGACCGTCATTTACGTAGACGGACAGCGGGCGGAACTCGTGAATCCGCTGAATCCGTTTGTGGATTTGAGCGCGTTCCTGCAGGGTAAGAAAACAGCAGAGTTGGAGCTGTGCGTTACAAAACGGGATTGGAATGAGCCTGTGGGCAGTCCGGCACTGTACTGCGGCAAACAAATTGAAACCTGCGGTTTTGTACCGATGCCGGAGGAAACGCTTACTGAAATTGTACAGAACAGTGCCGCAAAAACGAATGGCCAGCTGCCGCTGCGGTTGGAACCGGGCAGTATGACATTGGTACAGCTGCAGATGCCGGCAATGCCGGCGCAAAGTATGTATCTCCGCATTAGTGGAAAGAACATTTTGGCGGCTGTGTGGGCAGGAAACCGGCTGCTGGGACGCATTCTGAATTGGGAAGAGTCCCCCATGATGTGTGGCGACCCGCATTTAAT containing:
- a CDS encoding ABC transporter substrate-binding protein translates to MNNAFKKAASFVLAAAMSMSLAACGGGSSPTGSAADSAGSATDSTAAKKVDTSEHVKLNMLVLGNKPTNGRMEAAIAEENKLLTKKVNAEISLQYIEWADWQSKYQLALSSGDGSVDLIVTATDWLYAWQSAKKGAFLPLDENMLSTYAPQTYASVPKEDWKDCTKDGKIWFIPEDQYTQYTNHGFYYRGDWAKQAGIDKVTKFEDIEKYLAAVKKNHPDAVPWDVGAPNNLSGLYPGYIQSHTKDTVMLGTDVGNYQIFYYDNSNPYKAICPIMDSNEFVDFAKLMKKWGDAGYWRSDVLNYQGDTTNLMYAGKSGADQHHTQSYITDRRPNMDAKQPGSNLQFYYWGMENKNVNKDLDTHGAMAVSATSKNPERALMVYDLIRNDKDIYYLHNHGIEGKDYVMKDGKLDHPTGWDATKDALDTNFWAGRMDKYEPDATNWYSGKNEIYKELSSFAGKYALGKFAFTPDNVSSEIAAVADVCNTYIPSIAYGKAGDPTEAVNKFRQALKDAGYDKVLAEIQTQLDAEKTADAK
- a CDS encoding ABC transporter permease; translated protein: MMNKLNKGGAQHTLALKSPTRKKWENSRTLILMSLPAIVFFLVFAYLPMPGAYIAFTNFNYRDGIFGSPFVGMDNFKFLWNSGKLLMLTRNTVLYNLAFIIIGNVLQIFIAVLLNEIRKKWFKKVAQSLMFLPYFISAVLVGVLAYYTLNYDYGLIPALVRSVGGTAPKFYSDPNAWPGIIILVNLWQQTGYGSIVYFATICGIDTSIMEAAQIDGANEFQCIRYILLPSLKPTAIILVLFAIGGIIRGNFGLFYNLVGSANAALLPMTDIIETYVYRTLINQFNFPYSSAAGLFQSVVGLIIVMIANGAVRKIEPDYALF
- a CDS encoding LacI family DNA-binding transcriptional regulator, producing the protein MDKKEITIYDIAEEAGVSPATVSRVITKRASVSTAKREAVEGLIRKYKFRPNAMARSLSDTKTKILGLLVADIRNPYYAALAVECEEAANKCGYTVMLCNTLNDDELEDSNLEKMYEQRVDAVIQIGCRVDDLVSDSAYAAHVNRITRTIPFITTGKLDGTDCYRLNIDDVESMKIIFQYLTSLGHRRIALIGGEKRKKSTYDKWQQYIYLMGKNDLTFREDYLQEGDYSEKAGYSCMTRLLELQEIPTAVIAVNDFTAVGALKAAAERGIRVPQDMSLISFDNTFLSEISTPKLTSVDYDYPAFGEKLVEIAVKAIEKKEISREQLITPKLVIRESCTKRQQTHG
- a CDS encoding carbohydrate ABC transporter permease, translating into MNDTKTVKAVKIKKDNVSRVVSIVSYIVVSIFAILCLLPFIMMVSASFSDENTIMSEGVGFLPKNFSVAAYKIAFLAPEQLGGAYLVTIGMTAIGTSIGLFLIAMTGYVLQRKDFFLRNKISFYIYFTTLFSAGLAPTYLWMVRYLNLKNNYLAVLLPAMMTPWLIFLMKNFMKSIPFEVTESGKIDGAGDFRIFVSLILPMLKPALATVGLFLALSYWNEWYNAMLYLPNAKYTTLQYYLYKIVNTASALKQSVAGANVSIGMLPTQTLKMATAVLATGPIIFLYPFVQKYFISGITVGAVKG
- a CDS encoding beta-galactosidase, which encodes MITLNPIILNRSGITVQGKKTVLLCASLFYFRIPRAEWEDRIVKLKECGYNCVDVYFPWNYHETAPGEWDFSGEKDAAVYLDLLAKHQMYVIARPGPYICSEWDGGALPAWVLTDPELKIRENDPKYLAAVQQWYDHILPILASHQIEQGGTVILMQIENELDFFDCRNPRAYMEALQDMARAAGITVPLFGCAGQANVEGATGWADDVDISFNFYGDVCDPHFGEKFHYYAKRLEALDRPLLVSETSCDHLLLRRELAAGVKLLGPYNQVGGTNFGFTGSTNNWGTRENPASFITTYYSGDSMIGPAGELRTQYFEGRSLAGLLHTFGESLADAESVADEALRVHCDFPTNAVFYRLALAGGGSLVCVPNLGEQDGTAHIQYNGIDAEVFVCKHDALFYPVQVPLSLFGGCGTLRFANGELENTELQNGELVLTFWSESSTPYAELEIEGKVFQLTQETPCANGVRAVFAKKRAMRSLPLACVQIPKQLEETQITSAGDFTEIRTGENLLKNLPYQTAPVRPLEHLGVYRGMGSYKLSVSGQGLLLLGGSDLVSVRRGGFLKTYAGAGAARWFPGSGYCEVLTAIWGHSNFADARLPALMLDSGRGITGAVDVCEVQELESNWFFSYYEGSLPDSLRVPQRAVETMVSVNAWNTTRTPLRAVYRKTVTLPPDCNSFILQIKDSSAQTVIYVDGQRAELVNPLNPFVDLSAFLQGKKTAELELCVTKRDWNEPVGSPALYCGKQIETCGFVPMPEETLTEIVQNSAAKTNGQLPLRLEPGSMTLVQLQMPAMPAQSMYLRISGKNILAAVWAGNRLLGRILNWEESPMMCGDPHLIYMPASYCEGAESVNLLVTALGSDAELTCVKAEIPVL